GGACGGGTGCGGCCATGCTCGGTCGCCCAGTGGTAGTCCTTTTCCAGCAGGAACAGCTGGGCGGGAACGGCGGCATGGATGTGCCGGGTCAGCGCGCCCGGACCGGGGCCTATCTCTATGACCCGGTCCTCCGGCCCGATGCGCAGGGCCGCCACGATCTTGGCGGCGATGTTGCGGTCGCGCAGGAAGTTCTGGCCCAGGCTCTTCTTGGCGCGCGGCCCCCCTGCCCCGTCGGGCGGGGGCATGGTGTCGTCCGCGCCCGTTCCGTCAATTGCGGTGGCGGGCATGTCCGCGTCCCTGTCGTTCGCATCCGGCGACAGGCCGTCGAAACGGTTGTGGCCCCGGACGAAACGTCCGGAGGACCGATCGGACGCACCAGCCCCCGAACGGTTCTGGCGTGGCCGGGAATGGCCGGGCTTGCCGGAATGCTTGCCGCGCTGGGTCATGAACGGTCTCCGTCATGGCCGCCGGTTGCCTCGGCGTCCACGGTTCGGTCAGTCTGTGAAGGCGGGGTGGCCCGGGGTGCAGCCAGGCCTGTCTGCCCGGACGGGACAACCTCGGCGTCGCGCCGGGCCTGCCAGGCGTGCAGCAGCTTGATGGTCCTGCGCTGGCGGTAGGCGTTCACCCCGCGAAAAGTCAGCACGTAAGTGGCCAAGGCGGCGGGAATGCCCAGCACCACCCCGCCCAGGCACATCACCAGAAAGAAATCCAGCCCCAGTTCCAGCATGTGGGTCATGTCCAGATGGGACGGGTCGAAGGCCACGGTGGTGTGCCAGAGCAGACCGCCCACCCAGTACAGCATGGCGTAAAAGGGTATGACGTTGAGCGGATTGGACACGAACGTGCCGATGGCCGCGCCCACGGGGTTGCCCCGCAGCACGAAGGCCAGCGCCAGCGAAACCACCGTCTGGAACGGGATGATGGGCAGAAAGCCCACGAACACGCCCACGGCCAGCCCCATGGCCAGCGAATGGGCCGACGCGGACTGGCGCATCAGCCGCAGATACTGAAAGCGCACGAAGCGCCGCAGCCTACCCCACCATTCCATCGTCGATCCCCGACAGGCACACCGCCGGGCGACCCGTCACAGTGCATGCAAAGCGCATCACTCCATCCTGTCAAAGCGTTCGAAGCGCATCACCAGCCCGGCCCGGCCCTGGGTGGCCGAACGCAGGGCAGTGGAAAAGCCGAACAGCTCGCGCAGCGGGGCCAGGGCCTGCACCACCTTCTGGCCGGAATGGTCGAACATGTTCTCCACCTTGCCGCCGCGCGCGCCCAGCAGGCCTATGGCCGAACCCACGTGTGCCTCGGGCACGCCGATCTCCACGAACATGATGGGCTCCAGCAGCACCGGATCGGCCTTGGACAGGGCATCCTTGACGGCGGCCACGGCGGCCATGTGGTAGCCCGCCGGGCTGGAGGCGCCGTCGCGGCGGCGCAGTTCGGTGACGGCAATCTCCACGTCCTGCACGGGGTAGCCCTTGACCACCCCGCTCTGCAGGCTGTCGGTGATGCCCTGTTCCACGGCGTCCACCCACTGGCGGGGCCACAGCTGGGTGTCCACCTCGAAGCGGACGCGGGTGCCCGCGTCGCGCGGGCGGGGGGCCATGGACAGGGTCACATGGCCGTAATGCGGCTGATCGCCCAGTTCGCGGTCGAATTCGCCGCTGCCCGTGGCGGCGGAAAGAATGGTCTCCTGATGCACCACCTGCGGGTTGCCCACGCGGGGCGACACGCCGTATTCGCGGCGCATGCGTTCAAGCACCACTTCAAGGTGCAGTTCGCCCATGCCCGACACGATGCGCTGCCCGGTGCCCTCGTCCAGTTCCACGGCCAGGGTGGGGTCTTCCAGGGTGACGCGCTCCAGCACCTCGTCCAGCTTGGCGCCTTCCTCGGTGTTGCGCGGCTCCAGCGCCAGCGAGATCACCGGGCGGTACGCGGCAATGTTTTCCAGCAGCAACGGTCGGGCCGGGTCGGACAGGGTGTCGCCGGTGCGGACCGAGCGCAGCCCCACGGCGGCCACGATGTCGCCCGCCACGGCGGTTTCGATCTGCTCGCGCCGCCCGGCGTGCAGCCGGTACAGCTTGGAGAAGCGCTCGTCCTTCTCGCGGGTGACGTTGCGACAGGCATCCCCTTCGGACGCCGCGCCCGCGTACAGGCGCAGCAGGGCATACTTGCGGCTGCCCTCCATGACCACCTTGAACACCAGCGCGGACAGGGGCGCATCCGGGTCGAACGGCACGGGCACCTTGCGGCCCTGCGCGGTGTCGTAGCCCAGCACCGGAGCGGTTTCGTCCGGTCCGGGCAGGTACGCGCACACCCCGTCCAGCACGGGCTGCACGCCCGTGTTGCGCAGGGCGGACCCCGAGAACACCGGCACGGCCCGGCGGGCCAGGGTGGCCCGGCGCAACGCGGCGCGGATGACCTGCGGGTCCATGTCGCCGCCGCCCAGATACACGTCGATGAAGGTATCGTCGGCCTCGGCCAGGGTTTCCAGCATCCTGTCACGCCATGACGCGGCGGCGTCCAGCAGCGCCGGGGCCGGGGCATCCGGCAGGGATGCGGCCTCCGCCACGGGGGTGCGGGTGTACTCGCGGCCCTGGGTGGACTGGTCGAACGAAAGATATTCCATGGTCACCAGGTCCAGCAGGCCCTCGAAGTCC
This genomic window from Nitratidesulfovibrio sp. SRB-5 contains:
- a CDS encoding DUF2062 domain-containing protein, whose translation is MEWWGRLRRFVRFQYLRLMRQSASAHSLAMGLAVGVFVGFLPIIPFQTVVSLALAFVLRGNPVGAAIGTFVSNPLNVIPFYAMLYWVGGLLWHTTVAFDPSHLDMTHMLELGLDFFLVMCLGGVVLGIPAALATYVLTFRGVNAYRQRRTIKLLHAWQARRDAEVVPSGQTGLAAPRATPPSQTDRTVDAEATGGHDGDRS
- the fusA gene encoding elongation factor G, giving the protein MSHAATGGKRPHPREKAAPLRNIGIIAHIDAGKTTLTERILYYTDRIHRMGEVHDGTATMDFMPEEQERGITIASACTTCAWDGYVVNIIDTPGHVDFTIEVERSLRVLDGAVGVFCAVGGVEPQSETVWRQSEKFGVPKLAFVNKMDRAGADFGAVLEAMRTRLGAVVVPVMAPVGEGEDFEGLLDLVTMEYLSFDQSTQGREYTRTPVAEAASLPDAPAPALLDAAASWRDRMLETLAEADDTFIDVYLGGGDMDPQVIRAALRRATLARRAVPVFSGSALRNTGVQPVLDGVCAYLPGPDETAPVLGYDTAQGRKVPVPFDPDAPLSALVFKVVMEGSRKYALLRLYAGAASEGDACRNVTREKDERFSKLYRLHAGRREQIETAVAGDIVAAVGLRSVRTGDTLSDPARPLLLENIAAYRPVISLALEPRNTEEGAKLDEVLERVTLEDPTLAVELDEGTGQRIVSGMGELHLEVVLERMRREYGVSPRVGNPQVVHQETILSAATGSGEFDRELGDQPHYGHVTLSMAPRPRDAGTRVRFEVDTQLWPRQWVDAVEQGITDSLQSGVVKGYPVQDVEIAVTELRRRDGASSPAGYHMAAVAAVKDALSKADPVLLEPIMFVEIGVPEAHVGSAIGLLGARGGKVENMFDHSGQKVVQALAPLRELFGFSTALRSATQGRAGLVMRFERFDRME